A genomic stretch from Telmatocola sphagniphila includes:
- a CDS encoding transglutaminase family protein yields MIYQISHKTIYDYSDPVSLCHNLVHLKPRNGALQHTLDFLLTVEPEPAVMSESVDFFGNLTTHFTLQEPHRKLVILSEHRTEVLTGSTPDPAGTIPWEEAAARIRMARDPAALDALQYTFDSPYVGRNEELATFARISFTPGRPLLEAVMDLTNRIHTEFEYDPHSTNLSTPLLEVLRTRKGVCQDFTQLEMGCLRSLGLATRYISGYLMTIPAPGKPRLVGADATHAWLSVYVPGYDWIGIDPTNDLIPADQHILVAWGRDYDDVSPIKGVIMGGGQHTVTVSVDVLPV; encoded by the coding sequence ATGATTTATCAGATATCCCACAAGACGATTTACGATTACTCCGATCCGGTTTCGTTGTGTCATAATCTCGTACATCTGAAACCCCGCAACGGCGCTTTGCAGCATACGCTCGATTTTCTGCTGACCGTGGAACCCGAGCCCGCGGTGATGAGTGAGTCGGTCGATTTCTTCGGTAATCTGACAACGCACTTCACGCTGCAGGAGCCGCACAGGAAGCTGGTGATCCTGTCCGAACACAGGACCGAAGTGCTAACGGGATCGACCCCTGACCCGGCTGGAACGATCCCCTGGGAGGAGGCCGCGGCCCGTATCCGGATGGCTCGGGATCCCGCCGCGTTGGATGCGCTCCAGTACACCTTCGATTCCCCTTATGTGGGCCGGAATGAAGAACTGGCCACGTTTGCACGAATATCTTTCACGCCCGGTCGGCCCTTACTCGAAGCGGTGATGGATCTGACAAATCGCATTCATACCGAGTTCGAGTACGATCCGCATTCGACCAATCTCAGTACACCGCTTTTGGAAGTGCTGCGGACGCGAAAGGGTGTCTGTCAAGATTTCACCCAGCTGGAGATGGGCTGTCTGCGTTCTCTCGGATTGGCCACTCGCTATATCAGCGGCTACCTGATGACCATCCCGGCACCCGGCAAACCCCGACTGGTGGGGGCCGATGCCACTCACGCCTGGCTGTCGGTCTATGTGCCGGGTTATGATTGGATCGGAATCGACCCAACCAACGATCTGATTCCCGCGGACCAGCATATTTTGGTGGCCTGGGGGCGCGATTACGATGATGTCAGCCCGATCAAAGGGGTGATCATGGGCGGCGGGCAACACACGGTCACTGTGAGTGTGGATGTGCTGCCGGTTTGA
- a CDS encoding circularly permuted type 2 ATP-grasp protein: MQSPMQPMSSFAYAPLEGCFDETIEADGTFRAAWDPLQQRFHRLGVTELKRKWNEARQIIRENGVTYNVYGDPNGMDRPWELDPIPHLISAKEARILENGLVQRARLLNSVLADLYGPQKLLHAGVLPPELILGHPGFLRPCHGLHVPGGNYLHIYAADLGRGPDGQFFVLSDRTQAPSGAGYALENRIVLSRMLVEPFRDCRVHRLAHFFRSLRDSLRSLAPHNRDNPRIVVLTPGPHNETYFEHAYLARYLGFTLVEGNDLTVRDDRVYLKVLGGLQPVDVILRRLDDDFCDPLELRIDSYLGIPGLVQVVRSGNVAIANALGSGLVETPALLPFLPAICRFLLNEELRLPSVNAWWCGQKESLEHVLEHLPSMVLKPVHPKKMSRPIFGQRLLASEREALIRSLRQHPQDYVAQEQLRLSTSPVLNQDQLEPRHIVLRTYLCNTADGYTMMPGGLTRVTRDADSMVVSMQEGGGSKDTWFLSEAPVSNFSLLHSSARPVELTRGGSDLPSRAADNLFWLGRYTERADGKYRLLRGLMTRLAEKTDPADTPEVPFLGRVLSIPCVSIALKIEPATVWGEKEIRREIFDTNKIDSLASLLHSIHRVAGTIRDRVSTDMWRVLTSLNEFPDEETELGEVLDLINRHISTLAAFGGLAMESMTRSQGWRFLDMGRRLERSLHLLRLLFGTLIHQSPAEGNLLEAVLEIADSLMTYRRRYLSSLQAAPVLDLLLADESNPRSLAFQLVSLMEDVEALPREANSPGRSAEERLMLSCVTTLRLAEISELSEVDSKGVRTRLAELLSKLETDLWKLSDTITQHYLIHLQRTRHLAV, from the coding sequence ATGCAGTCTCCGATGCAACCGATGAGTTCCTTCGCCTACGCACCGCTCGAAGGTTGCTTCGATGAAACTATCGAGGCCGATGGAACTTTTCGCGCGGCCTGGGATCCACTGCAACAGCGCTTCCATCGATTGGGAGTTACGGAACTCAAACGTAAATGGAATGAAGCCCGGCAGATCATCCGAGAAAACGGCGTTACCTACAACGTCTACGGCGATCCCAATGGCATGGATCGCCCCTGGGAGCTCGATCCCATCCCGCATCTGATCAGTGCGAAAGAAGCTCGGATTCTGGAAAACGGATTGGTTCAAAGAGCTCGACTGCTCAACTCGGTACTGGCCGATCTTTACGGGCCGCAAAAGTTGTTGCACGCCGGCGTACTGCCCCCGGAGTTGATTCTCGGCCATCCCGGCTTTCTGCGTCCCTGCCACGGCTTGCATGTGCCGGGCGGCAACTACTTGCATATCTACGCCGCCGACCTGGGTCGTGGCCCCGATGGTCAGTTTTTCGTATTGAGTGATCGAACCCAGGCCCCCTCCGGAGCGGGATATGCACTGGAAAACCGGATTGTCCTCTCCCGCATGCTGGTGGAACCGTTCCGCGACTGTCGGGTTCACCGTCTGGCTCATTTCTTTCGAAGCCTTCGCGACTCCCTACGCAGTCTCGCCCCCCACAATCGCGACAATCCCCGAATCGTGGTACTGACTCCCGGGCCGCACAACGAAACCTATTTCGAGCATGCCTACCTAGCCCGCTACCTCGGCTTCACGCTGGTGGAAGGAAACGACCTGACGGTCCGAGACGATCGAGTTTATCTGAAAGTGCTCGGCGGCTTGCAGCCGGTCGACGTGATCCTGCGGCGGCTGGATGACGATTTCTGCGATCCGCTGGAACTACGCATCGATTCCTATCTGGGCATTCCGGGACTGGTACAGGTAGTCCGTTCAGGCAACGTCGCGATTGCCAATGCTCTCGGTTCCGGCCTGGTGGAGACTCCGGCTTTACTGCCGTTCTTACCCGCCATCTGTCGATTTCTGCTCAATGAGGAGTTGCGACTTCCCTCGGTGAATGCCTGGTGGTGCGGCCAAAAGGAGAGTCTGGAACATGTCCTGGAACATCTGCCCAGCATGGTTCTGAAGCCGGTCCATCCCAAGAAAATGAGCCGTCCCATCTTCGGGCAGCGCCTGCTCGCCTCCGAACGGGAAGCTCTGATCCGCTCTTTGAGGCAACATCCGCAGGATTATGTAGCGCAGGAACAGTTGCGATTATCCACCTCCCCCGTCCTCAATCAGGATCAGCTCGAGCCACGACATATTGTGCTGCGAACCTACCTGTGCAATACCGCGGACGGTTACACGATGATGCCGGGGGGCTTGACCCGCGTCACTCGCGATGCCGATTCGATGGTAGTTTCGATGCAGGAAGGGGGTGGCAGCAAAGATACCTGGTTTTTATCCGAAGCTCCGGTCAGCAACTTCAGCCTCCTGCATTCCTCCGCTCGTCCGGTGGAACTCACTCGCGGCGGTAGCGATCTTCCAAGCCGGGCCGCCGATAATTTGTTCTGGCTGGGACGCTATACCGAGCGGGCCGATGGGAAGTATCGCCTCTTGCGCGGACTGATGACCCGCTTGGCGGAGAAGACCGATCCGGCGGATACACCCGAAGTTCCATTTCTGGGCCGGGTCCTCAGCATCCCTTGTGTTTCGATTGCCCTGAAAATTGAGCCTGCAACTGTCTGGGGCGAGAAGGAGATTCGCCGGGAGATTTTCGACACGAACAAAATCGACAGCCTCGCTTCCCTGCTCCACTCGATTCACCGAGTGGCCGGGACAATTCGCGATCGGGTCTCCACGGATATGTGGCGGGTGCTGACCAGTCTGAACGAATTTCCCGACGAGGAAACCGAACTCGGCGAAGTTCTCGATTTGATCAACCGACATATCAGCACTCTGGCGGCGTTTGGCGGGCTGGCGATGGAAAGTATGACGCGCTCGCAAGGCTGGCGCTTCCTCGATATGGGCCGGCGTCTCGAACGTTCGCTGCACTTACTGCGGCTCCTGTTCGGCACGCTGATCCATCAGAGTCCTGCCGAAGGGAACCTCCTGGAAGCCGTTCTGGAAATTGCCGATAGCTTGATGACCTATCGGCGAAGGTATCTCAGTAGTCTGCAGGCTGCTCCTGTGCTGGATTTGCTCTTAGCGGATGAAAGCAATCCTCGTTCGCTGGCATTTCAATTAGTATCTCTAATGGAGGATGTGGAAGCCTTGCCACGCGAGGCCAACTCGCCGGGACGTTCCGCGGAAGAACGGTTGATGCTTTCCTGCGTGACGACCTTGCGTTTAGCGGAGATTTCCGAATTGTCGGAAGTCGATTCGAAGGGAGTCCGGACCAGACTGGCGGAATTATTGAGCAAGCTGGAAACCGATCTCTGGAAATTATCCGATACCATTACCCAGCATTACCTGATTCATCTGCAACGCACCCGGCACCTGGCCGTCTGA
- a CDS encoding transglutaminase family protein encodes MSIRVALNHKTSYIYDRQLTLLPQVIRLRPAPHCRTPILSYSLKVRPDGHFLNWQQDPYCNYLARVVYPKPVRELIVEVDLIAEMNPINPFDFFVESSAERFPFEYDEITAKELIPYLEVLPAGPRLIALVEELRRDNPKTIDYLVEINQHLKNLIGYTIRLEPGIQSCEETLEKATGSCRDSAWLMVQVVRRLGMAARFASGYLIQLTADIKSLDGPSGTEKDFTDLHAWAEVYLPGAGWIGLDPTSGLLCGEGHIPLACTADPQSAAPITGAVEWEGEDELKTHFDVQMSVTRIHEDPRVTLPYTDPQWQEIEALGQKVDTLLHAGDVRLTMGGEPTFVAIDNRDAEEWNTAALGEHKRERAGVLFRRLRDRFAPNGLLHFGQGKWYPGESLPRWAFSCYWRKDGEPIWHNPELIAEDNFNYRVTAVESSKFIRTLADRLHVNPDHALPGYEDTWYYLWKERQLPINVDPLKNKLDDPEERRRLAAIFEKGLNSTVGYALPLRKEWEGQDRWKSGQWFLRREHLFLIPGDSPMGYRLPLDSLPWEAQGDRDLFFESDPGLPRPPLPTKDSRQRRQEASRISNSGPLRDGARTLSDSSIIRSALCVESRQGRLMVFMPPQRSVEDYLDLVEAIEWTAEELKIPVQIEGYKPPVDARLSHFSITPDPGVIEVNVQPASSWGELRTITHTVYEEAHQSRLSAEKFMQDGRHTGTGGGNHFIIGGATPSDSPLLRRPHLLRSLVSYWHNHPSLSYLFSGMFVGPTSQAPRVDEARNDSLYELEIALGEVRRNTHVTPWLVDRIFRHLLVDVTGNTHRAEFCIDKLYSPDSVTGRLGLLELRAFEMPPHYRMSLVQQLLLRSLVARFWEKPYEQKLVRWGTELHDRFMLPYFVQQDFRDLIEDLRNAGVPLKAEWFDPHYEFRFPQVGEIVGAGVALELRHAIEPWHVLGEESSAGGTARYVDSSLERMQVKVNGLIDRRHVIACNGRAVPLHPTGVNGEYVAGIRYRAWQPPSCLHPTIGVHSPLVFDVIDTWNNRAIAGCTYHVSHPGGRSFETSPVNSLEADGRRAARFLAQGHTAGKVVLSPETKTCESPFTLDLRK; translated from the coding sequence ATGTCTATTCGAGTTGCGCTTAATCATAAAACTTCTTACATCTACGACCGGCAACTGACCTTGTTGCCGCAGGTGATTCGTCTGCGCCCAGCCCCGCATTGCCGAACGCCCATCCTGAGTTATTCGCTTAAAGTCCGCCCCGACGGCCACTTCCTGAACTGGCAGCAGGATCCTTATTGCAATTACCTGGCACGGGTGGTCTATCCCAAACCCGTCCGGGAGTTGATCGTCGAAGTCGATCTGATCGCCGAGATGAACCCGATCAATCCCTTCGATTTCTTCGTCGAGTCAAGTGCGGAGCGATTTCCGTTTGAGTACGACGAGATCACCGCCAAGGAACTGATCCCTTATCTGGAAGTGCTGCCCGCCGGACCGCGTCTGATCGCTCTCGTGGAAGAACTTAGACGGGACAATCCGAAGACCATCGACTATCTGGTCGAGATCAATCAGCATCTGAAAAATCTGATCGGTTACACCATCCGCCTCGAACCCGGCATCCAAAGCTGCGAAGAAACGCTGGAGAAAGCCACCGGTTCCTGCCGTGATTCGGCCTGGCTGATGGTGCAGGTCGTTCGCCGTCTGGGGATGGCGGCCCGTTTCGCCTCCGGCTATTTGATTCAGTTAACCGCCGATATCAAATCGCTCGATGGGCCTTCTGGAACAGAGAAAGACTTTACCGATCTTCATGCCTGGGCCGAAGTCTATCTTCCAGGCGCGGGCTGGATCGGCCTCGATCCGACCAGCGGCCTTTTGTGTGGCGAGGGACACATTCCACTGGCCTGCACGGCCGATCCGCAGTCGGCCGCCCCGATTACCGGCGCTGTGGAATGGGAAGGAGAAGATGAACTCAAAACTCACTTCGACGTCCAAATGTCGGTCACCCGGATTCACGAAGATCCCCGGGTTACGCTGCCTTATACCGACCCCCAATGGCAAGAGATTGAAGCGCTGGGACAGAAGGTCGATACACTGCTGCATGCGGGGGACGTTCGGCTTACGATGGGGGGCGAACCGACCTTCGTCGCCATCGACAATCGCGATGCCGAAGAGTGGAACACCGCCGCACTGGGCGAACACAAGCGCGAACGTGCGGGCGTGTTATTTCGACGACTCCGGGATCGATTCGCACCAAATGGATTGCTGCATTTCGGTCAAGGCAAATGGTATCCCGGTGAATCGCTGCCGCGCTGGGCTTTTAGTTGCTACTGGCGAAAAGATGGGGAACCCATCTGGCACAACCCCGAGTTGATAGCCGAAGATAATTTCAATTATCGGGTAACCGCCGTTGAATCGAGTAAATTCATCCGTACCTTGGCGGATCGATTACACGTCAACCCGGACCACGCGTTACCGGGCTACGAAGACACCTGGTACTACCTCTGGAAAGAACGTCAGTTACCGATTAATGTCGATCCCCTGAAGAATAAACTCGACGACCCCGAAGAACGTCGACGGCTCGCCGCGATATTTGAAAAAGGCCTGAATTCGACAGTGGGTTATGCCCTCCCCCTGCGAAAAGAATGGGAAGGCCAGGATCGCTGGAAGAGCGGCCAATGGTTTCTGCGCCGGGAACATCTGTTTCTGATCCCCGGGGATTCGCCAATGGGCTATAGACTGCCGCTGGACTCCCTGCCGTGGGAAGCGCAGGGAGATCGGGATCTCTTTTTCGAGTCCGACCCCGGCCTGCCCCGCCCTCCCCTACCGACCAAGGACTCCCGGCAGCGCAGACAGGAGGCCAGTCGCATTTCGAATAGTGGCCCCCTTCGCGATGGAGCTCGTACCCTATCGGACTCGAGCATCATTCGTTCCGCCCTTTGTGTGGAATCGCGTCAAGGCCGCTTAATGGTGTTCATGCCGCCTCAACGCAGCGTGGAAGACTATCTCGATCTGGTCGAAGCCATTGAATGGACGGCGGAAGAGCTCAAAATTCCGGTGCAAATCGAAGGCTATAAGCCGCCGGTCGATGCCCGACTCAGCCACTTCAGCATCACTCCCGATCCAGGTGTCATCGAAGTCAACGTGCAACCGGCCAGCAGTTGGGGCGAGTTGCGTACGATCACGCACACGGTTTATGAGGAAGCACATCAGAGCCGTTTGAGTGCGGAAAAATTCATGCAGGATGGCCGGCATACCGGCACCGGGGGCGGCAATCACTTCATCATCGGCGGGGCAACGCCCAGCGATAGCCCACTGTTGCGTCGGCCCCACCTGCTCCGAAGCCTCGTGAGTTACTGGCACAATCATCCTTCGCTCTCCTATCTGTTCTCGGGAATGTTTGTCGGCCCGACTTCACAGGCTCCCCGTGTCGATGAGGCGAGAAACGACAGCCTCTACGAACTGGAAATCGCTCTCGGCGAAGTGCGGCGGAACACACACGTGACCCCCTGGCTGGTCGATCGCATCTTCCGTCACCTGCTCGTGGACGTTACCGGAAATACGCATCGGGCGGAGTTCTGCATCGATAAGCTCTATTCTCCCGATTCCGTCACCGGACGATTGGGGCTGCTGGAGTTGCGGGCTTTCGAGATGCCTCCGCATTATCGCATGAGTCTGGTCCAGCAGTTACTATTGCGCTCCCTGGTAGCTCGATTCTGGGAGAAACCTTACGAGCAGAAACTGGTTCGCTGGGGTACGGAACTGCACGACCGCTTCATGTTGCCGTATTTCGTTCAACAAGATTTTCGCGATTTGATCGAAGACTTGCGGAATGCCGGCGTGCCGTTGAAGGCGGAATGGTTCGACCCACACTATGAATTCCGCTTTCCGCAGGTGGGCGAAATCGTCGGTGCGGGGGTTGCATTAGAATTACGGCATGCGATTGAGCCCTGGCATGTCCTGGGCGAGGAAAGTTCAGCCGGGGGCACAGCCCGTTATGTCGATTCTTCTTTGGAGCGGATGCAAGTTAAAGTGAACGGCCTGATCGATCGCCGTCATGTCATCGCCTGCAATGGCCGGGCAGTTCCGTTGCATCCGACCGGGGTGAACGGCGAGTACGTTGCCGGGATCCGCTACCGAGCCTGGCAGCCGCCTTCGTGTCTGCACCCGACGATTGGCGTTCATTCCCCCTTGGTCTTCGATGTCATCGATACGTGGAACAATCGGGCCATCGCGGGTTGTACTTACCACGTCAGCCATCCGGGCGGCCGGTCATTCGAAACGTCCCCGGTAAATTCGTTGGAGGCCGATGGTCGGCGCGCCGCGCGATTCCTGGCTCAGGGGCATACCGCCGGGAAGGTTGTCCTGTCCCCTGAGACGAAGACCTGCGAATCGCCATTTACACTCGATCTCCGTAAATAA
- a CDS encoding arylsulfatase codes for MHRRLLLPMVAISALAFFFGWFIATGRWSELFANENNSFTSEQSDGKQLPKPDPAFQGKIGETYKDSTPSFPLPLKAPKGAPNVLLILLDDVGFGMCSTFGGPVPTPAMEKLANNGLKYTRFHTTALCSPTRAALLAGRNHHSCGTGVIIEMGTGYPGYTGILPKSTALVSQVLRDNGYATGMFGKWHNTPEPDISPAGPFDRWPTGLGFDYFYGFNQGETHQYYPTIYRNTTWVPQPKSPEQGYHFSIDMTDEAIGWIRNVRAADPDKPWFNYFSTSGVHAPHHAPKEWRDKFVGKFDYGWDKQRELIHAKQLEMGIIPKGTLLTPRHKSIPSWEEQPADAKKVYTRLMENYAAYMAFTDFQVGRLLDSLEASGELENTLVMYIVGDNGASAEGGLEGTFSEIASLMGIQLGLPSLIKKLDEIGGPLSEPHVPVGWAWAMNAPFKWTKQVASHFGGTRNPMVVSWQKGIKAKGETRTQFHHVIDVVPTILEACKIPEPKFVNGIEQKPIEGVSMVYTFEDAQAKGHRTTQYFELATNRAIYHNGWVACSQYGLPWETAGRGEGFVNAPWELYNIEEDFSQAKDLAAAMPEKLKELKDQFLVEIKKYNVLPLDPRFSERMDPSMRAAGPPKTSWTYFGNNVWLPEPIGPQLFPRPHSLTAELTIPKGGAEGVIACVGGQSCGWSLYIKGGKPVFHYSFFEIADITITGSDAIPEGKIVLKTEFTPEGSKELGGTMKMFVNGKMTAESKIKRSTFRHGLEPFEIGRDSITPVSPDYKSPFPFTGTIDKVTFALTK; via the coding sequence ATGCATCGAAGATTACTTCTTCCAATGGTGGCCATATCGGCACTGGCGTTTTTTTTCGGATGGTTCATCGCAACGGGGCGATGGAGTGAACTCTTCGCCAATGAAAATAACTCCTTCACTTCGGAGCAATCCGATGGAAAGCAATTGCCGAAACCAGACCCGGCCTTTCAGGGGAAGATTGGTGAGACTTACAAAGATTCCACGCCGAGTTTTCCACTACCACTGAAAGCCCCCAAGGGTGCACCCAACGTTTTGCTGATCCTGCTCGATGACGTCGGTTTCGGTATGTGCTCCACTTTCGGTGGCCCCGTCCCTACTCCCGCTATGGAAAAACTCGCGAACAATGGCTTGAAATACACTCGCTTCCATACCACGGCACTCTGCAGTCCGACTCGAGCCGCCTTGCTGGCCGGCCGAAATCACCATAGCTGCGGCACGGGCGTGATCATTGAAATGGGAACGGGATATCCCGGCTATACGGGGATTCTGCCCAAGAGCACCGCTCTGGTTTCGCAGGTACTTCGAGACAATGGCTATGCCACGGGTATGTTCGGCAAATGGCATAACACACCCGAGCCAGATATCAGCCCTGCGGGACCATTCGACCGCTGGCCCACCGGTTTGGGTTTCGATTATTTCTACGGCTTCAATCAAGGGGAAACTCACCAGTATTATCCCACGATTTATCGCAACACGACCTGGGTTCCCCAGCCGAAGTCTCCGGAACAGGGTTACCACTTCAGCATTGATATGACCGATGAAGCGATCGGCTGGATTCGCAATGTTCGAGCCGCCGATCCCGACAAACCCTGGTTCAACTACTTCAGCACTTCCGGCGTTCATGCTCCTCACCATGCACCGAAAGAATGGCGGGATAAATTCGTCGGCAAGTTCGATTACGGTTGGGACAAACAGCGCGAATTGATCCATGCCAAGCAGTTGGAAATGGGCATTATCCCGAAGGGAACTTTGCTCACGCCTCGACACAAGAGCATACCATCCTGGGAAGAACAACCCGCGGATGCCAAGAAGGTTTACACGAGGCTCATGGAAAACTATGCCGCCTACATGGCCTTCACCGATTTTCAGGTCGGTCGTCTGTTGGATAGCCTGGAAGCATCCGGCGAACTGGAAAATACTCTGGTCATGTACATCGTCGGCGACAACGGCGCGAGTGCCGAAGGTGGTCTCGAAGGAACCTTCAGCGAAATCGCCAGCTTAATGGGAATTCAATTGGGATTGCCGAGTCTGATTAAGAAACTCGATGAGATTGGCGGCCCTTTAAGTGAGCCTCACGTTCCGGTCGGTTGGGCCTGGGCAATGAATGCTCCGTTCAAGTGGACTAAACAGGTAGCTTCCCACTTTGGTGGAACGCGAAATCCGATGGTGGTGAGCTGGCAAAAAGGTATTAAAGCCAAGGGAGAAACCCGCACGCAGTTCCATCATGTCATCGATGTCGTGCCCACTATTCTGGAAGCCTGCAAAATACCGGAGCCGAAATTTGTGAATGGCATCGAACAAAAACCGATTGAAGGGGTCTCGATGGTCTACACCTTCGAGGATGCTCAGGCAAAAGGCCATCGGACGACTCAGTATTTCGAACTCGCGACCAATCGGGCGATCTATCACAATGGGTGGGTGGCCTGCAGCCAATACGGACTTCCCTGGGAAACCGCAGGGAGAGGCGAAGGCTTCGTGAATGCGCCTTGGGAACTTTATAATATCGAGGAAGATTTCAGCCAGGCGAAGGATCTGGCGGCGGCCATGCCAGAGAAACTCAAAGAGTTGAAGGATCAATTCCTCGTTGAAATAAAGAAGTACAATGTCCTTCCGCTCGATCCTCGCTTCTCCGAGCGTATGGATCCCAGTATGCGAGCGGCAGGTCCACCAAAAACCAGCTGGACCTACTTCGGTAATAATGTCTGGCTGCCAGAGCCAATTGGCCCCCAGCTCTTCCCCAGACCCCATTCACTGACTGCCGAATTGACCATTCCCAAAGGAGGTGCCGAAGGGGTGATAGCTTGTGTTGGCGGACAATCCTGCGGCTGGTCGCTCTACATCAAGGGGGGTAAGCCGGTCTTCCATTACAGCTTCTTCGAAATCGCGGATATCACCATAACGGGTTCCGATGCGATACCCGAAGGAAAAATCGTTCTGAAAACCGAATTTACGCCGGAGGGATCGAAGGAACTTGGCGGTACAATGAAGATGTTTGTTAATGGCAAAATGACAGCCGAGAGCAAAATTAAACGATCCACATTCCGTCACGGCTTGGAGCCTTTTGAAATCGGTCGAGATTCGATTACACCGGTCTCGCCGGATTACAAATCTCCCTTCCCCTTTACGGGTACAATCGACAAAGTCACTTTTGCACTGACCAAGTAA